CTGGAGCGCGCCACGCGCGACAATCCGGACCTCATCCTGATGGACTTGTCCCTACCGCGGTTGGATGGTTGGGAGGCAACACGTCGCTTGCGTGCGGTACCCTCCGTGGCCAACGTGCCGGTCATCGCGGTGACGGCTCACGCGGGGCGTGAATATCAGGACAAGGCGCACGCGGCCGGTTGCACCGCGTACCTCACCAAGCCCCTTGATCGTGACCAGTTGCTCGAGATGATCCGCAAGCATCTAGGGAGAAGCCATGGCTGAAGAAAAAGCACGCGTCCTGGTGGTGGACGATGACCCGGACCTGCTCGACCTCGTGCAGCGCTCGCTGAGCGCGTATGGCTTCGAGGTGCTCACGCACACCTCCGCGCTGGGCGTGTCCAACCTGGTGAGCCAGTCGGAGCCGGACTTCGTGCTCATCGACGTGAACTTCCCCGCCCTCAAGGGCGACAAGGTCGTCAACCTGGCGCGCCAGTACGCGTCCGCCAAGACGAAGTTCATCCTCTACTCGGCGTCCGACGAGTCGAAGCTGCGCTCGCTCGCGCTGGCGTCCGGCGCGGACGGCTACATCTCCAAGAGTGTCCAGGGGGAGGAGCTCGCCAACCGGCTGCGCACCTTCCGCCTCAAGCCGCGCCCCCCTTCACCCTGAAGTCCTCACCGCCGCGCCTCGTGCCCCCCAGGGCCGGGGCGCGGCTCCCCCCGCAACAGCAGCACCCTCGTCGTCGCGAGCCTCTGGCCGTCACCGTCGGGCACGTCTGCTTCGCTCTCCGCCCTGAATGCCCGTTTCTCCCCTCCGGAGGGGTCCATGCACACGTTCAATGATTACAGTCCTGCGGAAAAGTTACGGCGAGAACTGGATGGACCGCTGTTCAACCCCCTGTTGAAGAAGTGGGTGGGGAAGGGGGAGCTGGACTACGAGGTCTATCTGAAGACGCAGCAGCTGTTGTCGCTGCAGTCGCCGGAGGAGGAGCGCGTCTCGCACGACGAGCTGATGTTCCAGGTGGTGCATCAGGCGCAGGAGCTGTGGCTGAAGCTGGGCTCGCGCGAGGCGGTGGAGGTGGTGGCGGAGCTGGACCGGGACTCGCTGTGGGCCGCGTCCGCGAGGCTGGAGCGGCTGGCGCGAATCCTCCGGAGCCTGGAGGCGGAGCTGGTGGTGATGGAGACGATGACGCCGGACACCTACCAGGTCATCCGCCGCAGCCTGGGCAACGGCAGCGGCCAGGAGTCCCCGGGCTACAACACGCTGCGCAAGGCGGCCGAGGGGCTGGAGGGGGCGATGGAGCGGCTGCTGGCGCGGCGCGCTCGCACGCTGTTGGACGTCTACTCGGGCGGCGGGCCGGATGACTTGAAGCGGCTGTGCGAGCAGCTGGTGGACGTGGACGAGGCCTTCCAGGGCTGGTTGTACAAACACTTCCAGCTGGTGCGGCGCACCATCGGCGTGGACCGCTCGGTGAAGGCGCTGGACGGGCTGCCCACGCAGGTGCTGGCGGGGCGGATGACGCTGCCCTTGTTCCGTCAGCTCTGGGACGTGCGCGTGGAGCTGACGGCCGGGTGGCGCCGCGAGGGAGGCCACTCTCCGGGCGCGCGCCGCGACGGCTGCATGGAGGGCGCGATGAGCACGGCGGCCTACACGGCTCCCGCCAGGACGGGCGGGGTGTGCCCGGTGGCGCATGCGGGCTTCACGCCCACCCGGAGCGAGTCGTGACGTCGCAGGCGGGCGGTGCGAATCGCTCGCCTCGCGCGCTCCTGCACCTGCTCTACAACGGCGCCAAGGCGGTGGACGTGCTGACGGCGGCGCTGGAGCTGGGGCTGCTCGACTCGCTGGAGGGCCCCGAGCCCATCACCCTGGCCCAGCTGGCCTCGAAGCATGGCCTGGTGCCGGGCCGGCTCTACAAGCTGCTCGACTGTCTGGAGAGCCTGGGCCTGGTGACGCGCGAGCAGGACACGGACGCGCTCGCGTCCGCGCGCTACCACGCGGTGGAGGGCCTGCGCGACGCGGCCCTGGCGGTGCTGGGGCCGAACGGCCGGGAGACGGACCGCGAGAAGTTCGCCTGGCGCACGCTGCACGGACGGCTGCCGGAGGTGCTGCGCGGGCAACACTCCATCGCCCCCACGGACTTCGACTGGCCCCTGCGCACGCCCGAGCAGCTCGAGGGCTTCGAGACGAGCATGGCGGCGGGCCTGCCGCCGATTCTCGAGGCGCTGCGCCTGCACGCGCCCGTGCTGTGGAGGGAGGACCAGCGCGTGCTCGACGTGGGCGGCGGCGACGGCAGCCTCGCGGCGCACCTGTCCAAAGAGCACCCGGGCCTGAAGGTGGATGTCTTCAACCTGCCGGCGACGCTCGCGCTGGTGGAGCGCACGCGCGAGCGCTTCGGCCTGTCCCCCTCGCGCCTGGGCTTCGTGGCCGGCGACTTCCTGAAGGAGCCGCTGCCCACGGGCTACGACGTGATGAGCTTCGTGCGCGTGCTGCACGACTGGTCCCCCCAGACGGCGCAGGCGCTGCTGCAGGCCGCGTGGGCGGCGCTGCCCTCGGGCGGGCGCGTCATCATCTGCGAGGAGTTCCGCACCCCGGAGCGCCTGGCCGCGCAGTTCTTCTGGACCTACTTCCTCATCGGCGTGGACTCGTGCGTCAGCCGGCTGCGCGAGGTGGAGCTGTACGAGCGGATGCTCTCGCAAGCGGGCTTCCACCGCGTGCGCGTGCTGTCCGGAGGCCCCTTCGAGCTGGTGACGGCCGAAAAGCCCTGACGCGAACAGTGAACGGGCCAGGGCAGCCGCTGCGTTCGGTTCTGCCCTGGCCCGCCGGGGACGGTGTCGCGAAGACCCGCGCGCGGGGGTTTCGGGAGTGGAGCGCCACGGGCTCAAACACCCTCTCATGGGCCCGCGCGCGCGCCCATTGCCTGCAAGTGCTGGCGCACCGCGGTCTCAGATGCCTGCCGGGCGCTGAACGCCCAGTTGCAGCGCGAGCACCGCCAGCTGCGTGCGGTTCTCCGAGCCAATCTTCTTGTAGATGCTGGTGATGTGCGCCTTCACCGTGCGCTCGGTGATGCTCAAGCACGCGGCAATCTTGAGGTTGTCCGCGCCCGCGGCCACGTACCCCAGCACCTCGCGCTCTCGCGGCGTGAGCAGCCCCAGCTCCGCGCCGCCCGTCGGCACGTCCTGCTGCATCAGGAAGCCGGGCAGCGACGGCACCCACGACAGCCCGGGGGGCATCAGCCGCTCCCCTCGCGCCACG
This genomic interval from Myxococcus guangdongensis contains the following:
- a CDS encoding response regulator codes for the protein MAEEKARVLVVDDDPDLLDLVQRSLSAYGFEVLTHTSALGVSNLVSQSEPDFVLIDVNFPALKGDKVVNLARQYASAKTKFILYSASDESKLRSLALASGADGYISKSVQGEELANRLRTFRLKPRPPSP
- a CDS encoding tryptophan 2,3-dioxygenase family protein, whose protein sequence is MHTFNDYSPAEKLRRELDGPLFNPLLKKWVGKGELDYEVYLKTQQLLSLQSPEEERVSHDELMFQVVHQAQELWLKLGSREAVEVVAELDRDSLWAASARLERLARILRSLEAELVVMETMTPDTYQVIRRSLGNGSGQESPGYNTLRKAAEGLEGAMERLLARRARTLLDVYSGGGPDDLKRLCEQLVDVDEAFQGWLYKHFQLVRRTIGVDRSVKALDGLPTQVLAGRMTLPLFRQLWDVRVELTAGWRREGGHSPGARRDGCMEGAMSTAAYTAPARTGGVCPVAHAGFTPTRSES
- a CDS encoding methyltransferase, giving the protein MTSQAGGANRSPRALLHLLYNGAKAVDVLTAALELGLLDSLEGPEPITLAQLASKHGLVPGRLYKLLDCLESLGLVTREQDTDALASARYHAVEGLRDAALAVLGPNGRETDREKFAWRTLHGRLPEVLRGQHSIAPTDFDWPLRTPEQLEGFETSMAAGLPPILEALRLHAPVLWREDQRVLDVGGGDGSLAAHLSKEHPGLKVDVFNLPATLALVERTRERFGLSPSRLGFVAGDFLKEPLPTGYDVMSFVRVLHDWSPQTAQALLQAAWAALPSGGRVIICEEFRTPERLAAQFFWTYFLIGVDSCVSRLREVELYERMLSQAGFHRVRVLSGGPFELVTAEKP